The Panthera tigris isolate Pti1 chromosome A1, P.tigris_Pti1_mat1.1, whole genome shotgun sequence region TGGGAATAGCCAATGCAAGTTCTCCAGAAGTCTTTGTCCTCCTGGGCTTCTCTGCACGACCCTCACTGGAATCTATCCTCTTCATCATTGCCTTAGGGTTTTATGTGGTGTCTATCTTGGACAATGGCATCATCATTCTGGTTTCCTGCATAGATGTGCACCTCCACACTCCTATgtatttcttccttgccaatctCTCCTTCCTGGACATTAGCTTTACCACAAGCATTGTCCCACAACTCCTGGTCAACCTCTGGGGACCACAGAAAACCATAAGCTCTGTAGGGTGTATGGTCCAGTTCTACATCTCTCACTGGCTGGGGGCCACTGAATGTGTCCTCCTGGCAGTCATGTCCTATGATCGCTATGTCGCCATTTGTAGGCCACTACATTATACTGTCATCATGCATCCACAGCTTTGTCTCAGCTTGGCCTTTGCTTCCTGGCTTGGGGGTCTGACTACAAGCAtagtgggctccacactcactATGCTTCTGCCATTGTGTGGAAACAATCGCATTGACCACTTCTTCTGTGAGATGCCCCTCATTATGCAACTTGCTTGTGTGGATACCAGCCTCAATGAGGTGGAGATGTATGTGGCCAGCTTTATCTTTGTTGTCTTGCCTCTGGGTCTCATCCTGGTTTCATATGGCCACATTGCCTGGGCTGTAATGAAGATCAGGTCAGCAGAAGGACGGAGAAAGGCCTTCAACACCTGCTCTTCCCATGTGGCAGTTGTGACTCTATTTTATGGGAGCATCATCTTTATGTATCTCCAGCCAGCCAAGAGTAACTCTCATGAACAGGGTAAGTTCATAGCCCTCTTCTATACTGTTGTCACCCCGATGCTGAACCCCCTGATTTACACACTCAGAAACAAAGATGTGAAGAAGGCTCTCAGGCACATTGCATCAGAGAATTGCTGTGGCTTTGCAGGATCATTGGGGCATATTAGAGATGTGAGTAACTTGtgagaagtaagaaaaaaattaaagataacaaaattgaTTGGGGACACAGGATATTTGGGATGTAGCTTCTATTCCAATATTTCTTGAGTTCAAGGTAGGTGACAATCTGATATGAATGTGTTCATACATCATTTTCAGGCTAAGAGaaagtattttctgttttaattttttgttaataatCCTATTGTTTTGTTAGTTGCTTatgttgttatatatatgtaatatatatgctaATTGTCATATTGTTAATTGCttgtatagttatatatattcattgttatttttttaattgcttttagtAATTGCCTTTGGAGATGACTAATCTGTGTgaactgttttacattttttcctaatatttgaaACAAATCCACAAGTTAAATATTATGAATTTCATAAAGGTTAGGCAATTACAACACTACTAAGATTTTATGCTGAGATTTAACTCTAGATCTATCTATCCATGGACATGCTTACCATTTTGTCTATAACCCGTAACCacacaataagaaatatataggAATTTGGTCTTTGTGCCTGGTGGTACAAAGCTTCTGGGACCATTGGAATTTCTTGAGTGATTTGGATGAGAGGTacgtcttttgttattcataatgagtccatttcacacattttctctatccatttagTCGAACTACCTTTAGTCTGACCATTGGGAAAACTTCCTTTTACTATCATATTTTAGGACATTCACAGGGACTGTCCTTTTCACTCTGCTGCTTGTATAAGATGTTGTTACAGCTGTAAAAATGGTacatgcttttcctttctttgtgaatGGCTAAATATTGTACAACTTTTATGGGCTTTTAGGTaggggaagagaagcaagaaaggGCAGAGACACATGATAATGTTAGTCCATGAGTCGCGAAGGGAGCAATGGAgtgcattaacatttttaaattttatttagtaccaaaaaatgaaaaagaaaaaatgaaggaaaataatttttaaagtattatataaaaattttcaatatctgaagaaaaaaaactttaatctgAATATTAACTTTCCCTGACTACTCGGAAAGATGAATGAAAATCCTCCAAAGTTTAAAGGCAGTTATTTTCCTTTGCCTGCTTGTGGTTGTGATCAAGCTCAGTAGATAACGTTTTACAGATTCATAATATAacagcaaggaaggggcaggaggactCTCTGgtctccccatttccccaaaCATGCAGTATCTTCCTGACCTCAAGTATAGGTCTAACTTAGGACAGCAGTGCATATTCTCATCAATTTATTCAGAGAAAGCTGAGCACAGAGGTCGTCCCAAAACCATGAAGCAcagcactgggctctgttctgCTCTTCTCTCAAGCCCTGTCTTGTACAGAggataataataaacattactcATATTTTCCTCTACTTTCCTTAAGTGCCTGGGCTGATGGGTCATTTACTATCCCAAATGTTACCTAAATGCTTAACATGAAATTAAGACATCCTGTCTGGAATTCAAGAAGATATGCTCAAAGTGTGATTGCGCCTCATATTGATGtccaaaataactgaaattagcACCAAATATTTCACACACTTTCTGGCCCCATGTCCGTAGAACTTGGGGAAGCCTCCAACAGAGCTATTCTGAGGCAGTGCAGCCTGCCTGAGGAGAAGTGAGGAAAGGTCTCCCTATTTAGGAAGAGTGAATGCCTATCCTATTTGAGTATATGTCCTATAGTCACAGTAACAGTAGAAAAGATGTTTACATGCTATATTGGAAAGCCAACCACCTACTTTTGCGTATTGAACCCCTTTTCTGCCCAATACATCAGACCTTCTAGATTCCATCGTAACTCTAGTCGCTCCTGCCGCTCTTGCTGCAACCATTTGCACAATCTTTGATAGCTTCTCAAAGAAGCAGAGAGGTCCAGGATCACCCCACTTCCTGTCTGGGTCTCCTTCCATACTGTTTGCTGTGAAGATCATGCTGAAGTTAAGCTTGCACAGCCTTGAAATGAAGACACACTGACCACAAGAACAAGAGGTGATTGAGATGTGATTCCCCTTCATCCCTCAGGGAATTGATCGGAGATGTATTTTGTGTGGGTGTTTTTCTCACACCAGCCAATTCTCTAACACCAGCTGGGTGttacaatttaattcaatttgtATAATATCTACCTAGAGATAGCATCAGACCCCCAGGTGAAGGACTCAGTCGCACAAGACTACCCTCACTTTAGAGGCCAAATGCAAATTCAATtggtcacctgtgcttctgagcAACCGGCTATAAATCAGAGGCTCCCACATCTCCCTTCTAAGGTTTGATTACTTTACTAGAGTGGCTGAGAGAACTCAGAACAGTTTCTTAATAGATTACTGATATATTTCAAAGGATATTAAGGGATACAAATAAAGAGCCAGATTAAGTGATACATGGGGGGAGGTCTGGAAGTGTCCCAAGCACAGTTTTTGTACACATGGAAGTTGGAGTGCATCACCCTAACAGCACACGGATGGTTCTTGTTCACCAACCCAAAAGCTCCCCAAGCCCCTTACTTTTGAGTTCTTATGGAGTCTT contains the following coding sequences:
- the LOC102955129 gene encoding olfactory receptor 2C3 isoform X1, coding for MMGIANASSPEVFVLLGFSARPSLESILFIIALGFYVVSILDNGIIILVSCIDVHLHTPMYFFLANLSFLDISFTTSIVPQLLVNLWGPQKTISSVGCMVQFYISHWLGATECVLLAVMSYDRYVAICRPLHYTVIMHPQLCLSLAFASWLGGLTTSIVGSTLTMLLPLCGNNRIDHFFCEMPLIMQLACVDTSLNEVEMYVASFIFVVLPLGLILVSYGHIAWAVMKIRSAEGRRKAFNTCSSHVAVVTLFYGSIIFMYLQPAKSNSHEQDLLDSIVTLVAPAALAATICTIFDSFSKKQRGPGSPHFLSGSPSILFAVKIMLKLSLHSLEMKTH
- the LOC102955129 gene encoding olfactory receptor 2C3 isoform X2, encoding MMGIANASSPEVFVLLGFSARPSLESILFIIALGFYVVSILDNGIIILVSCIDVHLHTPMYFFLANLSFLDISFTTSIVPQLLVNLWGPQKTISSVGCMVQFYISHWLGATECVLLAVMSYDRYVAICRPLHYTVIMHPQLCLSLAFASWLGGLTTSIVGSTLTMLLPLCGNNRIDHFFCEMPLIMQLACVDTSLNEVEMYVASFIFVVLPLGLILVSYGHIAWAVMKIRSAEGRRKAFNTCSSHVAVVTLFYGSIIFMYLQPAKSNSHEQAWNRAMDEVSEAIWYQKFEG